CGCGAACCCGCCCATGCCGAACTGGGCCCGGTGCAGGTGGTCCAGCCCCCAGCGCACGCCGGACTGCTCGAGCAGCTCGGCCAGCCGCAGCTGGTCGTCGGCGCGGAAGCCGAAGCGGCGGGCGACCGCGGGGGCGGCGGCCAGGTCGAGCAGGGACGCGGCGCCGGCTCTGGCCGTGGCGAGGTCGAGCAGGTCGACCAGCAGCTCCAGCAGCGGGTTCACCTGCCGCAGGGAGCGGTCGGCGAGTCGCACCCGCAACCGGTGACCGGGGTGCACCGGACCCTCCTCGTCCTCGGTGGCCAGCCCGAAGCAGGCCTGGACCAGCGGGGCGAAGGTCTCGATGTCGGGGCACATCACCACGACGTCGCGTGGCTCGAGGGTGGGGTCGTCGCTGAGCAGGCCGAGCAGGACGTCGCGCAGCACCTCGACCTGGCGGTCCGGGCCGTGGGAGGAGTGCAGCTGCACCGAGGTGTCGTCCACACGCAGCTGGTGGCGCTGGTCACCCGGTCGGGCGTGGTCGGCCTGGACGTCGGCCTGCAGCCAGCCCAGCAGCGTGTCGGGGGTGGGTGCGGCCACCGGCTCCTGCTGGCGGGTGGGCAGCGCGGCGAGCAGCAGCTGGAGCTCGCGCTGGTCGCGGCCCAGCCGCTCGTTGAGCCGGTGCCGGGCCGCGGTGGTGGCCGAGGTGGGCCGGCGGTGGCTGGAGCGCGGGAGGAGGCCGTCCGGGCCGGGCGCGACGGAGAGCGGCTCGTCGTCCAGACGCCGCCACAGCCCGGGAGAGGAGTGCGGCAGCCACAGGTGGACCTCGCGGTCGTGTGCCAGCGCCTCCAGCAGCCGGAGCTGGCGGCGGTCGATCCGGCTGGGCCCGAAGACGGAGAACCGGGGCGGCAGTCCGGCCCGCTCGGGCTCGGCGTGCAGGGTGCGGCAGGCTGCCTCCAGGCGGGCCGCCGGGTGCGGGGCGTCGAGCCGGGCGGCCACCGCCCGCCACAGCGGGGGCTGCCAGGCCAGGTCCGGCTCGAGGGCGCCGAGGGTGGAGCCGACGTCGCGACCGGCGGCCCAGGCCGTCAGCATGCCGGGGCGCTCGGCGGCGTACCCGGCGAAGAGGCGGGCCAGCCGGCGGGCGGTCGTCCACCGGCGCCCGACCCGGCGTCCGCTGGCGTCCTCCTCGCCCAGGTGGGCCGCGACCGGCGCGAACCAGGGCTCGGCGGCCAGCTCGTCGAAGACGGCGAGCAGGGTCCAGACCAGGCGGCGGGGGTGCCAGGGGTCGCCGTCCTCGTCCTCGCCCAGGACCCGGCGGACCGTGTCGTCGAGCAGTCGGCTGAGGGTGGGCATGGCCACCCCGGCGCAGATGCCCTCACCGCCGGCGTCGAGCCGCTCGGCCAGGGACTGGGCCAGCCAGCGCTCCACCCCGGGGGTGGGGACGCAGACCAGCTCGGTGGCGAAGGGGTCGCTGCCGGGGGCGGGGGTGGCGAGCAGCGCCGCCAGCCCGTCGGCCAGCAGGTCGCCCCGGGCGCTGCGGTGCAGGACGATGCCGGGCGCGCGCGCGGGAGGCGCGCTCGGCGGGAGCGGGGCGTCGGCGGGCTCGAGGCCGTCCAGCAGGTCCTGGGTCATCGTGGGCCAACCCTAGGCAACCCCGCTGACAGTTCCCGCCGACGCCCGTCCGGCGGATGGGACGGGGCCCTCAGGCCAGGCTGTTCAGCTTCTGCATCACCTGCACGGCGCTGGGGTTGGTGGCGCTGGTGCCGTCGGCGAAGACGAGCGTGGGCACCGTCCGGTTGCCGCCGTTGATCCTGGTCACCACCGAGGCCGCCTCGGGCTGGTCCTCGATGTCGACCTCGTCGTAGGCGATGCCGTTGCGGTCGAGCTGGCTCTTCAGGCGTCGGCAGTAGCCGCACCAGGAGGTGGTGTACATCGTCACGTCGGTCATGGCTGCGGAACGGGCCGGTGGCGTCCGGCATTCCCGCCGAAGCCGTTCCGCAGCCGTTCCGCAGCCGCCGTGGACCGTTCAGCGGCGGGTCAGCCAGTCCAGCTGGACGTAGTCGATGTTGAAGTTCTGGTACTCCGTGGACGGCATCTCGATCCGCAGCCGGTGCGCCCCGCGGTCGAACCAGCGCTCCTCGACCGCGACCCGACGCAGGGCGTTGTGGTCGGTGGTGTTGGGCACCGAGAGGGTCGCGCCGGGCTCGCCGTCCCACGTCATGACCATCGTCCCCGCGGGGTCGTAGGGGCTGGACACCCGGGCCGAGACGGCGTAACGCCCGGGGACCACCACCTCCACGTCGTACTCGACCCACTCCCCGCCGCGGATCCACCCCAGCGACCGGGCACCACGCAGGGTGCAGACGTCGAGGCGGTCCTGCTCGGGGGAGACGGAGGCGCAGCGGTTGTCGTCGGTGTCGTGGTAGGCGACGCCCTCCCCGCCGGCCCGCGGCTCCTCGGCCTGGACCCGCACGGTGCGGGGGCCGCGCTGACGGTCCCAGAACCGGATGTCGCCACGGTCGCGCCAGTGGACGAGGGCCTCGACGTTGTCGGTCTGGATCATCGACGCGCGGTAGCGCTGCACCACCGTCTCCCAGCCGAGGTCGGGATCCCTCCGCAGCGAGGTCTCGTCGGTGTGGCCCGCGGCCAGGGACTCCCACATCGTGTTGATCCAGACCCGGCCCCGCCCAGCCAGCTGGCTCAGGTACTCCGGCTGGGCCTGCGCGTCCGTGGCCCGGTCGAAGATGACCTCCACGGCGACCGGCTGGCGGCCGGAGAACTGCAGGGCCTGGGCCCAGGTGCCGTCGTCGACCACGTGCATGTACTCGATCTCGGGGTCGCGGGCCATGAAGGCCTCGGCCTGGGCGACGTCCGGGCTGCCCTTGAACAGGCCGTGGTCGACCGTGCCCGTCTGCTGCAGCACCTGCAGGATCTCCTCGCGGAAGGGCCAGCCCTTGTCCAGGTTCACGAGCGCCCGGCCCCGGACGACCTCCATCGCCTCGGCGAGGGTGGGCACGGGGTGCTCGGTGACCCGGGCGGCGGCGCCCCCCAGGCCCTCCTTCAGGTGCAGACGTCGGACCTGCTCCAGGGTGAGGGAGCTGACCGCGCCCGACCCGTCGGTGGTCCGGTTGACCGAGGTGTCGTGCATCAGGACCGGGACGCCGTCGGAGGTGAGCCGGACGTCGATCTCGACGACCTCGGCCCCGTCCTCGACGGCCGCCTCGATCGCGGCCAGCGAGTTCTCCGGGGCGTCGCGCCACTGCCCACGGTGCGCGGCCACGAGCAGGTCGGCGCCAGGGCCGTGGCGGTGCAGCTCGGTGCGGATCCGGTCGATGCCGGCCAGGGCCCCGTCTCGACCCGCCGCGTCAGCGGCGACGGGTAGCGGGCCGGCTGCGAGGACGGCGGCGGTGAGGGTGGCGATGGTGAGGACGAGGGCGCTGCGGACGCGGATGGGCACAGGGGTCCCTTTCTGGACGGGGATGGTGTCCCCATCCGACCGGTCACGAGCCACGCGCCGGTGACGCCCTGCCCACCAGCGGGTGATGGCTCGACGGCGGGTGGACGTCGCCCGAACCGCGTGGTGGCGACCCCGGTCCCCGCTGAGCGCGAGCGACGGACCCAGCCCGCCTCAGCTGGCCGGGACGGTGGCTCCCGGGGGCGACCAGGACAGCCACCGCGCGGGGTTCTCCACCAGCACGGCCTCCGTGGCCTCGTCCCCGATCGCCGAACGGACCCGCGGGAGGTAGCGCTCGGTGAGGTAGCGCATCCCCGGGAACCCGCCGTAGCCCCGGTAGCGGCTGGCCCGGGCGACGTCCCCACCCAGGAGCAGCCGGTCGCCGTGCCCGAGGTCCACGACGGCGGCCAGGCAGGCCACCAGCTCCGACTCCGGGACCGCGGCGTAGCGGGCGGCGCCGTCGTGGCCGAGGTAGGCGCCGCGCCCGGCCAGCGAGGCGTGCAGCCCGGGGTCGGGGACCCGGTCGACGTGGGCGAGCGCGACGGCGTCGGCGGGGACGCCCTCGGCAGCGAGGAGGTCCAGCACCTCGTGACCGGCCGAGCAGTGCTCCAGGTGCACCACCACCGGCGCACCGGTGGCGGCGTGGGCGGCCCCGACCGCGGTGACGGCGCGACGGGTCAGCGGTGGCAGCGACCAGTAGCCGGCGGCCACCTTGAGCACCCCCGCGCGGACGCCGGTGTGCTCACCGCCGCCGCGGGCCGAGGTCGCGTCGTCGGCGACTGCGCAGCCCTGCACCAGGTCGCGGGTGAGGCGGTCGGCCAGCTGCTCCTCGGTCAGCCCGTGCACCCAGTGCCCGTCCCCGTAGTGCTCCGGACGGTGCAGCCCGGTGGTCGCCACCACGGCCAGCCCGGAGGCCGCCGACAGCCGGGCCAGCGCGGCCGGTGACCGCCCGAGCCCCAGCGGGGTGGCGTCCACCACGGTGTCGGTGCCGTGCGCGCGGACGTCAGCCGCCTCGGCGGTGGAGGCGTCCTCGTCGTCCAGCTCGTCCCCGGGCAGCAGCGGGCTCACCTGGAAGAAGTGCTCGTGGTAGTTCACCCGCCCGAGCCGGTCGGCCGCGACGTCACCGAGCACCGTGCGGACGGTCCCCATCAGCCCGGGTCGGCGGCCAGGGCGCTCAGCCGCTCCACGGTCGCGGGAGGCATCTCGACGTGGAACACCTCGGCGATGACCTGGGTCCAGCCGTGGATGAAGTAGCGCCACCCGTCGACGACGGTCAGGTCGCGCTCCTCCTGCTGGGCCCGGGCGTCGGCCAGCAGCTCCAGGCTGCCGCGGTAGTTCAGCTCCCACACCCACGAGGAGCGGGGGAAGGTGACCCCGCGCGAGAGCGGGGAGCCGGGACGGTCCTTGCCCAGACCGGTGGCGTTGACCACCAGCGAGCCGGCCGGCAGGTCGGCCAGCAGGTGGTCGGCGGGGCCGTCGACGAGCTCGTAGCCGAACAGGTCGGGGTCGAGACCGCCGCGCCGGTGGACCCCGGCGAGGTGGTCCAGCCGGGGCTGGTCGACGTCGGTGCAGACGATCCGGGCCGGCGGGTCGGCGCGCTGGGCCAGGCACCAGGTGATGGCGGCCCCCGCACCCCCCGACCCGAGGCACAGCACCTGGGCCGGGGACCCGCTGAAGTGCCCCTCGGGGAGGAACTCGGCCATGGCCAGGGCCGCGGTGACCGGGTCCTTCGCGTGGCCCAGCAGCCGGCCGTCGCGCTTGGAGATGGAGGAGACCTCACCGCACAGCCGCGCGAAGTCGTCCAGCTCGTCGAAGAGGTCCGCGGCCGCGGCGTGCACTGAGATCTTGTGGGTGGTCACCAGCGCGCCCAGGTGGTCCGGGTCGTCGCGGATGGACTCGACCAGGGCGCGGTAGGTCTCCGGCGGGGCGTCCAGGGCGACGTCGTGGCCCTGCATCCGCCGGGTGGGCAGGCCGAGCTCCTCGGCCCAGCGCGGGAAGATGCGCATGATCGAGGACGAGCCGGTGCTCACCCCCACGAAACCCATCCGCGGGCCGGTGGCCGACGGGTCGGTGGTCAGCGGGTCGGTGGTCACAGGGCCGCCTCCTGCCAGGCGCGCTGGTACTCCCCGGCGCGGGTGGTCAGGGCGTCCCAGTCCCCGGCGGCCACGGCGGCCGGGGGGCAGAGGTCGCTGCCCGCCCCGACCGCGGCCACCCCCGCCTTCCGCCAGGCGGGGAGGTTGTCGGGGGAGACGCCGCCGGTGGGCATGAAGGCCACCGTGGGGAACGGCCCGCGCAGCGCGCCGAGGTAGGCGGGTCCGCCCAGGGAGGCCGGGAACAGCTTGACCACGTCCGCGCCCAGCGCCAGCGCGGTCATCACCTCGCTGGGGGTGATGGCCCCCAGCAGGCAGGCGACCCCGGTCTCCTTCATCGCCCCGGCCAGCTCGGCGGTGGTGCCGGGGCTGACCAGGAAGGTGGCGCCCGCCTCGACCGCGGTCCGGGCCTGCTCGGCGGTGGTCACCGTGCCCGCCCCGAGCACCGCCCCCTCCGGCAGCGACTCCCGCAGCGCCGCGATGGCCCGCGTCGCCTCCGGGGTGGAGAAGGTGACCTCGATGCCCAGCACGCCGCCGGCGGCCAGGGCCTCCGCG
The sequence above is a segment of the Auraticoccus monumenti genome. Coding sequences within it:
- a CDS encoding mycoredoxin, with the protein product MTDVTMYTTSWCGYCRRLKSQLDRNGIAYDEVDIEDQPEAASVVTRINGGNRTVPTLVFADGTSATNPSAVQVMQKLNSLA
- a CDS encoding glycerophosphodiester phosphodiesterase family protein, with amino-acid sequence MPIRVRSALVLTIATLTAAVLAAGPLPVAADAAGRDGALAGIDRIRTELHRHGPGADLLVAAHRGQWRDAPENSLAAIEAAVEDGAEVVEIDVRLTSDGVPVLMHDTSVNRTTDGSGAVSSLTLEQVRRLHLKEGLGGAAARVTEHPVPTLAEAMEVVRGRALVNLDKGWPFREEILQVLQQTGTVDHGLFKGSPDVAQAEAFMARDPEIEYMHVVDDGTWAQALQFSGRQPVAVEVIFDRATDAQAQPEYLSQLAGRGRVWINTMWESLAAGHTDETSLRRDPDLGWETVVQRYRASMIQTDNVEALVHWRDRGDIRFWDRQRGPRTVRVQAEEPRAGGEGVAYHDTDDNRCASVSPEQDRLDVCTLRGARSLGWIRGGEWVEYDVEVVVPGRYAVSARVSSPYDPAGTMVMTWDGEPGATLSVPNTTDHNALRRVAVEERWFDRGAHRLRIEMPSTEYQNFNIDYVQLDWLTRR
- a CDS encoding shikimate dehydrogenase family protein; the encoded protein is MTTDPLTTDPSATGPRMGFVGVSTGSSSIMRIFPRWAEELGLPTRRMQGHDVALDAPPETYRALVESIRDDPDHLGALVTTHKISVHAAAADLFDELDDFARLCGEVSSISKRDGRLLGHAKDPVTAALAMAEFLPEGHFSGSPAQVLCLGSGGAGAAITWCLAQRADPPARIVCTDVDQPRLDHLAGVHRRGGLDPDLFGYELVDGPADHLLADLPAGSLVVNATGLGKDRPGSPLSRGVTFPRSSWVWELNYRGSLELLADARAQQEERDLTVVDGWRYFIHGWTQVIAEVFHVEMPPATVERLSALAADPG
- a CDS encoding phosphotriesterase family protein — encoded protein: MGTVRTVLGDVAADRLGRVNYHEHFFQVSPLLPGDELDDEDASTAEAADVRAHGTDTVVDATPLGLGRSPAALARLSAASGLAVVATTGLHRPEHYGDGHWVHGLTEEQLADRLTRDLVQGCAVADDATSARGGGEHTGVRAGVLKVAAGYWSLPPLTRRAVTAVGAAHAATGAPVVVHLEHCSAGHEVLDLLAAEGVPADAVALAHVDRVPDPGLHASLAGRGAYLGHDGAARYAAVPESELVACLAAVVDLGHGDRLLLGGDVARASRYRGYGGFPGMRYLTERYLPRVRSAIGDEATEAVLVENPARWLSWSPPGATVPAS
- a CDS encoding bifunctional 4-hydroxy-2-oxoglutarate aldolase/2-dehydro-3-deoxy-phosphogluconate aldolase, with the protein product MTTPTSPPTPTGTVRRLQEVGVVAVLRAPDWRSCVSAAEALAAGGVLGIEVTFSTPEATRAIAALRESLPEGAVLGAGTVTTAEQARTAVEAGATFLVSPGTTAELAGAMKETGVACLLGAITPSEVMTALALGADVVKLFPASLGGPAYLGALRGPFPTVAFMPTGGVSPDNLPAWRKAGVAAVGAGSDLCPPAAVAAGDWDALTTRAGEYQRAWQEAAL